The following are encoded in a window of Rhizobium sp. WYJ-E13 genomic DNA:
- a CDS encoding ankyrin repeat domain-containing protein: MNVFWISVICFGLGISAATAGPLHDAAREGNVERVKQLADQGVNLSEPDDTGEPALLIAALSGKADVVTLLLDRGCDIKIRNKGGLTALHAAAYGGHLDIVELLVAKGASVNDHDNFYNMTPLHAAAEEGHADVIAFLLAQKADIEPKERNGYTPVTQAGWRSHWDAVTLLLKAGAACQGADLTGQWLYDECTKRK, translated from the coding sequence ATGAATGTCTTTTGGATCAGCGTCATCTGCTTCGGCCTTGGGATCTCCGCTGCTACGGCAGGCCCACTGCATGATGCCGCGCGCGAAGGCAATGTCGAGCGCGTCAAGCAGCTTGCGGATCAGGGGGTAAACCTCTCCGAGCCTGATGATACCGGGGAACCGGCGCTGCTGATCGCGGCCCTGTCCGGCAAGGCCGATGTCGTCACTCTTCTTCTCGACCGCGGCTGCGACATCAAAATCCGCAACAAGGGCGGGCTGACGGCCCTGCATGCGGCGGCCTATGGCGGCCATCTGGATATCGTGGAACTGCTGGTGGCGAAAGGCGCCTCCGTCAACGACCACGACAACTTCTACAATATGACGCCGCTGCATGCGGCGGCCGAGGAAGGTCATGCCGATGTCATTGCCTTCCTGCTTGCGCAGAAAGCCGATATCGAGCCGAAGGAAAGGAACGGCTACACGCCGGTGACCCAGGCCGGATGGCGGTCACACTGGGACGCCGTCACTCTGTTGTTGAAAGCGGGCGCCGCCTGTCAGGGAGCGGACCTTACGGGTCAGTGGCTCTATGACGAATGCACGAAGCGAAAATGA
- a CDS encoding YHS domain-containing (seleno)protein, translating to MSHWNGFVKAAATGGIAVLLLANEATAEDFVNTGYFGDVAIKGYDPVAYFTDDKAVEGSPQYSHHWLGATWYFASAEHRDMFAKDPGKYAPQYGGYCADGVSFGTVTTNIDPKAWRIIDGKLYISYDPGAAEGLVKNPTKVVDSQKHWSEVQNILISEKAQKDWQHPSAQQLTNR from the coding sequence ATGTCTCACTGGAATGGATTTGTGAAGGCTGCAGCTACAGGCGGCATCGCCGTCCTGCTGCTGGCAAACGAGGCCACAGCCGAAGACTTCGTCAACACGGGCTATTTCGGGGATGTGGCGATCAAGGGCTATGACCCGGTCGCCTATTTCACGGATGATAAGGCCGTGGAAGGATCACCGCAATATTCCCACCACTGGCTGGGCGCGACCTGGTATTTCGCCAGCGCCGAGCATCGTGACATGTTCGCCAAGGATCCCGGCAAATATGCCCCGCAATATGGCGGCTACTGCGCCGATGGCGTTTCCTTCGGAACGGTGACGACCAATATCGATCCGAAGGCCTGGCGGATCATCGATGGCAAGCTCTATATCAGCTATGATCCGGGTGCGGCCGAAGGGCTGGTGAAGAACCCAACGAAGGTGGTGGATTCCCAAAAACACTGGTCGGAAGTGCAGAACATCCTGATCTCGGAGAAGGCGCAGAAAGACTGGCAGCATCCCTCTGCCCAGCAGCTGACCAATCGGTGA
- a CDS encoding adenylate/guanylate cyclase domain-containing protein: MERRLAAVLIADVVGYGRLSQVDEEGTRLRFQADLREIVEPSIAEHSGRLVKTMGDGLLVEFHSVVDAMRCAVDVQKLKAKHNAEIPADRRLDFRIGINLGDIIVEGDDIHGDGVNLADRMQSLAEPGGIAISGPAYDQVKSKLDVGFVSLGEQRLKSIAEPVRVYRVVLGPLAANRAANARRYPGRWRIAAIGVAILLVPAAAALWWQPWVLLETPSITGRFAYPLPDKPSVAVLPFINVSGDVEHDHLAEGLTDDLITELSKVSGLFVIARHSVFAVRDDGGKIQDVAAELGVHYVLEGTLQRAGSRLRINVKLIDALTGLSLWAERYDREYADLFAVQDDVIGKIIAALAIRLSEGERTQLAQIPTENLEAYDYYMRAEQAGLTYGDVVTYREALSYYQKAIDLDPNFADAHAGIARIAVDVWRNDYNILWSAAVARKIAYDAAGQALKIDPNNARAHTVLALLQLVDGRQTEALTSANRAVQAQPSDAEANGNLALVLAHIGNHDQAISEMEKALRFDPSPSSGFQLLAGIVFYIVGDEDRAISLMEAARDALPKAEAAREFLTAAYIDDGDKARSLQEKTKLLALFPESNLTYYSYLYDYWRKDDLNKHLSRLQKAGIPEWPFGFRGEKDDQVTGEQLRDLISDKTWTGKHRNGTQFVQFFDNAGNTAYRSANTNITGTVEIQGDWLCEKFPGYFMDRMVCGNVYRNHAAEEPGATYVHVTPQALKFFSIGG; this comes from the coding sequence ATGGAGCGCCGCCTTGCAGCTGTCCTGATTGCCGATGTCGTGGGCTATGGCCGTCTAAGCCAGGTCGACGAGGAGGGGACACGTCTGCGTTTCCAGGCGGACCTGAGAGAGATTGTCGAGCCTTCGATAGCCGAGCATAGCGGGCGGTTGGTCAAAACCATGGGCGACGGGCTGCTGGTCGAGTTTCACAGCGTCGTCGACGCCATGCGCTGCGCAGTGGACGTGCAGAAGCTGAAGGCGAAGCATAATGCGGAGATCCCGGCCGATCGCCGTCTCGATTTCCGCATCGGCATCAACCTTGGTGACATCATTGTCGAGGGTGACGATATTCACGGCGATGGCGTCAACCTGGCCGACCGCATGCAGTCGCTCGCCGAACCCGGTGGAATAGCGATCTCAGGCCCAGCCTACGACCAGGTGAAATCGAAACTCGACGTCGGTTTCGTCTCGCTCGGCGAGCAGAGGCTCAAAAGCATTGCCGAGCCCGTGCGGGTCTATCGTGTCGTGCTCGGCCCATTGGCGGCAAACAGAGCTGCCAACGCTCGCCGATATCCTGGCCGCTGGCGCATCGCAGCAATAGGCGTTGCGATCCTTCTCGTTCCGGCGGCAGCGGCGCTGTGGTGGCAGCCATGGGTGCTGCTCGAAACCCCATCGATTACCGGGCGTTTTGCCTATCCTTTGCCCGACAAACCATCCGTCGCCGTATTGCCATTCATCAATGTCAGCGGCGACGTCGAGCACGATCATCTCGCCGAAGGCCTGACCGATGACCTGATTACGGAACTCTCGAAAGTCTCCGGCCTCTTCGTCATCGCGCGCCATTCCGTCTTTGCGGTGCGCGATGATGGCGGCAAGATACAGGATGTGGCCGCCGAACTTGGTGTCCATTATGTGCTTGAAGGCACGCTGCAGCGCGCCGGCTCGCGATTGCGTATCAACGTCAAACTGATCGATGCGCTGACCGGGCTTTCCCTCTGGGCCGAGCGCTACGACCGCGAATATGCCGACCTCTTCGCAGTCCAGGATGACGTGATCGGCAAGATCATCGCAGCGCTTGCCATCAGGCTGAGCGAGGGCGAGCGCACGCAGCTGGCGCAGATCCCGACGGAGAATCTCGAGGCCTATGATTACTATATGCGGGCCGAGCAGGCGGGTCTCACCTATGGTGACGTGGTGACCTATCGCGAGGCGCTGTCCTATTACCAGAAGGCGATCGACCTCGATCCGAACTTTGCCGATGCACATGCGGGGATTGCCCGCATTGCCGTCGATGTCTGGCGCAACGACTACAACATCCTCTGGTCGGCAGCTGTTGCCCGCAAGATCGCCTATGACGCGGCAGGGCAGGCATTGAAGATCGATCCGAACAATGCGCGGGCGCATACCGTGCTTGCTCTGCTGCAATTGGTCGATGGCCGCCAGACCGAGGCACTGACATCGGCAAACCGTGCCGTGCAGGCACAGCCGAGCGACGCTGAAGCCAATGGCAATCTGGCCCTCGTGCTCGCTCATATCGGCAATCATGATCAGGCGATCAGCGAAATGGAAAAGGCGCTGCGCTTCGATCCTTCGCCATCATCAGGCTTCCAGTTGCTGGCCGGTATCGTTTTCTACATCGTTGGAGACGAGGACCGGGCGATCTCGCTGATGGAGGCTGCCCGCGACGCGCTTCCCAAAGCGGAGGCTGCGCGCGAATTTCTCACGGCAGCCTACATCGATGACGGCGATAAGGCGCGCAGCCTTCAGGAGAAGACGAAGCTCCTGGCGCTCTTTCCCGAAAGCAACCTGACCTATTACAGCTATCTCTACGACTACTGGCGCAAGGACGATCTGAACAAACATCTGAGCAGGCTGCAGAAGGCCGGAATTCCCGAATGGCCCTTCGGATTTCGGGGCGAGAAGGACGATCAGGTCACCGGCGAGCAGTTGCGCGATCTCATCAGCGACAAGACCTGGACCGGCAAACACCGCAACGGCACGCAATTCGTCCAGTTCTTCGACAATGCCGGCAACACGGCCTATCGAAGCGCCAACACCAACATAACAGGCACGGTCGAAATTCAGGGAGACTGGCTCTGCGAAAAGTTCCCAGGCTATTTCATGGATCGGATGGTCTGCGGGAACGTTTATCGCAATCACGCTGCGGAAGAACCCGGCGCGACATATGTTCATGTCACGCCGCAGGCGCTGAAATTCTTCTCTATCGGGGGCTGA
- a CDS encoding O-antigen ligase: MVASEEPIATPSHLKPVLVILWLLLISAPIVESDIYRYAALLLIGTTYAYFRPNFRLLKGDWLANACLAWGAYALLRFFFGLIVYGEKGASDWLYAFTLFFPAVGIALYSSRKHVETVFTIYFPVALAALLVSTDYRLILAGDDRISPLYHNNLIHGAIGCGFLMIGALYWLLHAWETGKLQRRSGNWIVAVATLIIALSLFNIYGSKAKGVWLSLVLVGPLMLASLLLYANRRRAALVGAAVLALIAAALFVGGDDIWRFAGPTYEATARIETEISAHGVWNAVSSAIESKDTPESMSERLQLWANASEVIAQAPVFGAGNHWLTLWQSTTYAGVPYTLLHNGYFEMLVRHGLFGIIVFAILAVAMYRRVVAAWREKLISLSALLAYTMITLFFLGTILSNSNNRLAIGESFFFVFSAVAFACGIMLKKGEVRQEASMVAGDRKAA; encoded by the coding sequence ATGGTAGCGAGCGAAGAGCCGATTGCCACGCCCTCCCACCTCAAGCCGGTCCTTGTCATCCTGTGGCTGCTGTTGATTTCGGCTCCCATTGTGGAAAGCGACATCTATCGCTATGCGGCACTGCTGCTGATCGGGACGACCTATGCCTATTTCAGGCCGAATTTTCGCCTGCTGAAGGGTGACTGGCTGGCCAATGCCTGTCTTGCCTGGGGTGCCTATGCGCTGCTGCGCTTTTTCTTCGGCCTGATCGTTTACGGCGAGAAGGGGGCGTCCGATTGGCTCTACGCCTTTACGCTGTTTTTCCCGGCGGTCGGCATCGCGCTCTATTCCAGCCGCAAGCATGTTGAAACGGTCTTTACGATCTATTTCCCGGTGGCACTGGCCGCCCTGCTGGTCTCTACCGACTATCGGCTGATCCTTGCTGGCGACGACCGCATTTCGCCACTTTACCACAATAATCTGATCCACGGGGCCATCGGCTGCGGCTTCCTGATGATCGGCGCCCTCTACTGGCTGTTGCACGCCTGGGAGACCGGCAAGCTCCAGCGCCGTTCCGGCAACTGGATTGTTGCCGTCGCGACGCTCATCATCGCGCTCAGCCTTTTCAACATTTACGGCTCGAAGGCGAAAGGCGTCTGGCTGAGTCTCGTCCTCGTCGGGCCTCTCATGCTCGCTTCACTGCTGCTTTACGCAAACAGGCGCCGAGCCGCGTTGGTAGGGGCTGCTGTCCTCGCTCTCATCGCAGCGGCACTTTTTGTCGGCGGCGATGATATCTGGAGGTTTGCCGGCCCGACCTATGAGGCAACCGCACGGATCGAGACTGAAATCTCGGCGCATGGCGTATGGAATGCCGTTAGTTCCGCGATTGAGTCGAAAGATACGCCGGAGTCGATGAGCGAGCGGCTGCAGCTCTGGGCGAACGCCTCGGAAGTGATTGCCCAGGCGCCAGTTTTTGGTGCCGGCAACCACTGGCTCACGCTCTGGCAGTCTACGACCTATGCCGGCGTACCTTATACGCTGCTTCACAATGGCTATTTCGAAATGCTCGTCCGCCACGGGCTCTTCGGCATTATCGTTTTCGCCATTCTGGCGGTCGCCATGTACAGACGCGTCGTGGCCGCGTGGAGGGAGAAACTGATCAGCCTCAGCGCTTTGCTGGCCTATACCATGATCACACTGTTCTTCCTTGGAACGATCCTGTCCAATTCCAACAATCGGCTGGCGATCGGCGAATCGTTCTTCTTCGTGTTCTCCGCCGTCGCGTTTGCCTGCGGGATCATGTTGAAGAAGGGGGAGGTCAGGCAGGAGGCCAGCATGGTCGCCGGTGATCGGAAGGCTGCCTGA
- a CDS encoding glycosyltransferase family 25 protein produces the protein MKLGAYVINLNRSIARWEQLSRKANSLELDIIRISGVDGSQIQPHDKADINQRQFLLRNGRNYLPGEHGCYRSHLKALTEFLNSSNDAAIIMEDDVELQADLMRRAEAVLATVPKAELVKLLNHRSDGFRYKAMTKYRDIIGRCIHGPQGSAACYLVTRSGAEKLLRTMFVMVYPFDVAIERGWSTKVNTFTLKSNLLELGANSHETAIATKLDYRRQKFTGIRRSVTHLLRAADYARRVRYSLW, from the coding sequence ATGAAACTTGGTGCCTATGTCATCAACCTGAACCGCTCCATCGCCCGGTGGGAACAGCTTTCGCGAAAGGCCAATTCGCTGGAGCTCGATATCATCAGGATATCCGGCGTGGACGGTTCGCAGATCCAGCCGCACGACAAGGCGGATATCAACCAGCGGCAATTTCTTCTTCGCAACGGCAGGAACTATCTGCCGGGCGAGCACGGTTGCTACCGCAGCCACCTCAAGGCGCTTACCGAGTTTCTGAACAGCAGCAATGATGCTGCCATCATCATGGAAGACGATGTCGAGCTGCAGGCCGATCTGATGCGGCGCGCGGAGGCGGTGCTTGCCACCGTTCCGAAGGCAGAGTTGGTCAAGCTTCTCAATCACCGGTCCGATGGATTTAGATACAAGGCGATGACGAAATATCGCGATATCATTGGCCGCTGCATTCACGGGCCGCAGGGCTCGGCGGCCTGCTACCTCGTCACCCGATCCGGCGCTGAGAAGCTGCTGCGAACCATGTTCGTCATGGTCTATCCCTTCGATGTGGCAATAGAACGCGGGTGGTCGACTAAGGTTAATACCTTTACGCTCAAGAGCAATCTGCTAGAGCTAGGGGCAAACAGTCACGAGACCGCGATTGCGACGAAGCTCGATTACAGGCGGCAGAAATTCACGGGAATACGCCGCTCCGTCACTCATCTGCTTCGCGCCGCCGATTATGCTAGAAGGGTACGGTATTCTCTATGGTAG
- a CDS encoding SIMPL domain-containing protein: MAPNYTKTAFLTAFLSLPLAASAPLLAEENQPREAVINVSGEGESALAPDMAVVNLAVVKQAKTAREALDENNKAMKEVLAALKKSGIAERDLQTSGFSIQPQYNYPQPVDNQPQPPELIGYQTSNSVTVRVRDLSKLGEIIDQSVTLGVNQGGDIQFTNDKPEAALEEARKNAVANAIKKAKTLSQAAGVEVGRIIEISENVVRPMPQPIYRAAMMKEASDVAAVPVQGGENSYNVTVSVTFAIEQ; the protein is encoded by the coding sequence ATGGCGCCGAACTACACCAAGACTGCCTTTCTCACAGCCTTTCTGAGCCTGCCGCTCGCGGCATCCGCTCCGCTTCTGGCGGAGGAGAACCAGCCGCGCGAAGCGGTCATCAACGTATCCGGAGAAGGCGAATCGGCATTGGCTCCCGATATGGCCGTCGTCAATCTCGCCGTGGTCAAGCAGGCAAAGACCGCCCGCGAAGCGCTCGACGAGAACAACAAGGCCATGAAGGAGGTGCTGGCTGCGCTAAAGAAGAGCGGCATTGCCGAGCGCGACCTGCAGACCTCGGGCTTTTCGATCCAGCCGCAGTATAATTACCCGCAGCCGGTCGATAACCAGCCGCAGCCGCCTGAGCTGATCGGCTACCAGACCAGCAATTCGGTCACCGTGCGCGTCCGTGACCTTTCCAAGCTGGGAGAGATCATCGACCAGTCCGTCACGCTCGGCGTCAATCAGGGCGGCGATATCCAGTTCACCAACGACAAGCCGGAAGCAGCCCTTGAGGAAGCCCGCAAGAACGCCGTCGCCAACGCGATCAAGAAAGCCAAGACGCTGAGCCAAGCCGCCGGCGTCGAGGTCGGCCGCATCATCGAGATCAGCGAGAATGTCGTCCGTCCGATGCCGCAGCCGATCTATCGTGCAGCGATGATGAAGGAAGCCTCCGATGTCGCTGCCGTTCCGGTCCAGGGCGGCGAAAACAGCTACAATGTCACCGTCAGCGTGACGTTCGCGATCGAGCAGTAG
- a CDS encoding secondary thiamine-phosphate synthase enzyme YjbQ has protein sequence MPQTTITLSTRGQGLYEFTDQANTFVRQSGMEEGLLTVFVRHTSCSLLIQENADPDVKTDLNSFFRRLVPPSSDPSMRWIVHTTEGPDDMPAHIKAALTQVSIGIPISHGRLVLGTWQGIYLFEHRDHPHRRDVVLHLSP, from the coding sequence TTGCCTCAGACAACAATAACACTTTCCACCCGCGGCCAGGGCCTCTACGAATTCACCGATCAGGCCAATACCTTCGTGCGCCAGTCCGGCATGGAGGAGGGGTTGCTGACGGTCTTCGTCCGTCATACCTCCTGCTCGCTGCTCATCCAGGAAAATGCCGATCCCGATGTGAAGACCGATCTCAATAGCTTTTTTCGCCGCCTTGTGCCGCCGTCTTCCGATCCGTCCATGCGCTGGATCGTTCATACGACGGAGGGGCCGGACGACATGCCTGCCCACATCAAGGCGGCGCTGACGCAGGTTTCGATCGGCATTCCCATCAGCCATGGCCGCCTGGTGCTCGGCACCTGGCAGGGCATCTATCTCTTCGAGCACCGTGACCACCCGCATCGGCGTGACGTGGTCCTGCATCTCAGCCCATGA
- a CDS encoding DUF1428 domain-containing protein: MSYVDGFIVAVPRENVDAYKKFSAYAGSIWKEYGALEYVECLGNDVPYGEMTSFPRAVMARDDEVVVFSWILYKSRQHRDEINTKVMADPRLSSDKWKMPFDGKRMIYGGFEELLRL; the protein is encoded by the coding sequence ATGTCTTATGTTGATGGTTTCATCGTCGCCGTTCCCCGCGAGAATGTCGATGCCTATAAGAAATTCTCCGCCTATGCCGGGTCGATCTGGAAGGAATATGGTGCGCTCGAATATGTCGAGTGCCTCGGCAATGACGTGCCCTATGGCGAAATGACCTCATTTCCGCGCGCTGTCATGGCAAGGGATGACGAGGTGGTGGTCTTTTCATGGATCCTCTACAAATCCAGGCAGCACCGCGACGAGATCAATACTAAGGTCATGGCCGATCCGCGCCTTTCCAGCGACAAATGGAAGATGCCATTTGACGGCAAGCGCATGATCTACGGCGGTTTCGAGGAGCTGCTGCGGCTCTAG
- a CDS encoding MFS transporter, translated as MDIIVKERESVLRHPGYLNFAASRVFSSLSFQSVAIAMGWMIYEQTHSAFALALVGFCQFLPMAVLTFVVGHVADRFDRRRIGLACQLVEAITSLVLAIATWQQWLSPAGMLVAVTIMGAVVAFERPTMAALLPNIVPASMLQKAIATSTSMMQTALIIGPSLGGLLYGVSPVAPFAMSAVLFAAASFNVISIRMEWAPSKREPVTLSSVFAGVSFIRSRPVMLGTISLDLFAVLLGGATALLPMFASDILHAGPWGLGMLRAAPAIGALAMSIVLARRPLTSDVGRKMLFAVAVFGVATIVFSLSTNIALSFLALLVIGASDTVSVVVRSSLVQLLTPDEMRGRVNAVNSLFIGTSNQLGEFESGMLAGVVGPVAAGIVGGVGTIAVVLLWTRLFPDLLKVKTLQG; from the coding sequence ATGGACATAATAGTGAAAGAGCGGGAAAGCGTTCTGCGCCATCCCGGCTATCTGAATTTCGCTGCCTCCCGGGTCTTCTCCTCGCTTTCCTTTCAGTCCGTGGCGATCGCCATGGGATGGATGATCTACGAACAAACCCATAGCGCCTTCGCGCTTGCCCTCGTCGGCTTCTGCCAGTTTCTGCCGATGGCTGTTCTGACCTTCGTCGTCGGCCATGTCGCCGACCGGTTCGATCGCCGACGGATCGGACTTGCCTGCCAACTCGTCGAAGCGATTACTTCGCTGGTGCTGGCGATAGCGACGTGGCAGCAATGGCTTTCGCCGGCTGGAATGCTTGTTGCGGTCACCATCATGGGGGCTGTTGTCGCCTTCGAAAGACCGACCATGGCGGCGCTCCTGCCGAATATCGTGCCGGCTTCGATGCTGCAGAAAGCGATTGCCACCTCGACCTCGATGATGCAGACGGCGCTGATCATCGGTCCTTCGCTTGGCGGTCTTCTCTACGGAGTGAGCCCTGTCGCTCCCTTTGCGATGTCGGCCGTGCTGTTTGCCGCGGCGAGTTTCAACGTGATTTCGATCCGCATGGAATGGGCGCCCTCGAAACGTGAGCCGGTGACTTTGTCGTCCGTCTTCGCCGGGGTTTCCTTCATTCGCAGCCGGCCGGTGATGCTCGGCACCATCTCGCTCGATCTTTTCGCGGTTCTGCTTGGCGGCGCCACGGCGCTGTTGCCGATGTTTGCCAGTGATATCCTGCATGCCGGCCCGTGGGGGCTCGGCATGCTGCGCGCGGCACCTGCAATCGGTGCGCTTGCCATGTCGATTGTGTTGGCGCGACGGCCGCTGACATCGGATGTCGGCCGCAAGATGCTGTTCGCAGTCGCGGTTTTCGGTGTCGCCACCATCGTATTCTCGCTTTCCACCAACATCGCGCTTTCGTTTCTGGCGCTGCTGGTCATCGGTGCGTCCGATACGGTCAGCGTCGTCGTTCGCAGTTCGCTGGTGCAGCTTTTGACGCCGGATGAGATGCGCGGGCGTGTCAATGCCGTCAATTCGCTCTTCATCGGCACCTCGAACCAGCTCGGCGAGTTCGAATCCGGCATGCTTGCCGGTGTGGTCGGTCCGGTCGCAGCCGGCATTGTCGGCGGAGTCGGTACGATCGCCGTCGTGCTCTTGTGGACGCGGCTTTTCCCCGATCTCCTCAAGGTAAAGACCCTTCAGGGCTGA
- a CDS encoding DUF427 domain-containing protein encodes MSGKPIKIPGPDHPITVEHNPSRVVVKLGGRVIADTHDALTLREASYPPVQYIPRKDVDMSLLERTDHESHCPYKGDASYYSIPDGGERSKNAIWTYEAPHPAVANIKGHMAFYPDRVDSIEELPSPEAGQF; translated from the coding sequence ATGTCAGGCAAGCCGATCAAGATTCCGGGGCCGGATCATCCGATCACCGTCGAACACAATCCCTCCCGCGTCGTCGTCAAGCTCGGCGGCCGCGTGATCGCCGATACGCATGATGCGCTGACGCTTCGCGAGGCTTCCTATCCGCCGGTGCAGTATATTCCACGGAAGGACGTGGATATGTCGCTGCTGGAGCGCACCGACCACGAGAGTCATTGCCCCTATAAGGGGGATGCCTCCTATTACAGCATTCCTGATGGCGGCGAGCGTTCGAAGAATGCGATCTGGACGTATGAGGCGCCCCATCCCGCCGTTGCCAACATCAAGGGCCATATGGCCTTTTATCCTGATAGGGTCGATTCCATCGAAGAGTTGCCGTCGCCCGAAGCGGGGCAGTTCTAA
- a CDS encoding phytanoyl-CoA dioxygenase family protein, whose translation MELAVKRDAHPTASSVTTQLKDIKKKLPLRVLSAADWQHWITKGYVIVRQAVPADNVARLVDVLWRFDEKDPNDPSTWYAPQRREHKMKELNNTGMLEIYNHQALWDNRMEKRVYDVFVDIWDREDLWVTIDRANLNPPKKVKGNPNGFIHWDVDTSIRPLPIGVQGVLSLKKQDGDVGGFQCVPYLFEHFDEWVKTQPEDRDPMHPDMTGLSVVNIDMEPGDLMIFNSLLAHGVRPNHSDNRVRMAQYISMHPAEYDNAEEREERIRLWRELDHPKRDAFPGDPREWEKHNAKTAELTPLGRKLLGLDRW comes from the coding sequence ATGGAACTGGCAGTGAAACGCGACGCTCATCCGACGGCCTCGTCGGTCACCACCCAGCTCAAGGACATCAAGAAGAAGCTGCCGCTGCGGGTGCTCTCGGCGGCGGACTGGCAGCACTGGATCACCAAGGGCTATGTGATCGTTCGCCAGGCCGTTCCTGCGGACAATGTCGCGCGGCTTGTGGACGTGCTCTGGCGTTTTGACGAGAAGGATCCGAACGACCCTTCCACCTGGTATGCGCCGCAGCGCCGCGAGCACAAGATGAAGGAGCTCAACAATACCGGCATGCTGGAGATCTACAATCACCAGGCGCTCTGGGATAACCGGATGGAGAAGCGCGTCTATGACGTCTTTGTCGATATCTGGGACCGCGAAGACCTGTGGGTGACGATCGACCGCGCCAACCTCAACCCTCCGAAGAAGGTGAAGGGCAATCCCAACGGCTTCATCCACTGGGATGTCGATACGTCCATCCGGCCGCTGCCGATTGGCGTGCAGGGCGTGCTGAGCCTCAAGAAGCAGGACGGCGATGTCGGTGGCTTCCAGTGCGTACCCTATCTCTTCGAGCATTTCGACGAATGGGTGAAGACGCAGCCCGAGGACCGTGATCCGATGCATCCCGATATGACCGGCCTTTCAGTCGTCAATATCGACATGGAGCCGGGTGACCTGATGATCTTCAATTCACTGCTCGCCCACGGCGTTCGCCCCAACCATTCGGATAATCGGGTGCGCATGGCGCAATATATCTCCATGCATCCGGCCGAATACGACAATGCGGAGGAACGTGAGGAACGGATCCGTCTGTGGCGAGAGCTCGACCATCCCAAGCGCGATGCCTTCCCTGGCGATCCGCGCGAATGGGAAAAGCACAATGCCAAGACTGCCGAGCTGACGCCGCTCGGCCGCAAGCTGCTCGGCCTCGACCGCTGGTAA
- a CDS encoding AraC family transcriptional regulator yields the protein MRPYLEILPRHADASWSMLNRRLDEAIPFQWHHHPEFELTLTLNSIGQRFIGDHTGEYGDGDLVLVGPNLPHTWVSRAKYDETTPHIALVLWFHPHWIRQVTAGAVELAPIEAMLSRADRGLQFSKETADAVRSEIEAVFSKPPAERLLSLLNILGRVATDRQASALASTPGQSPELQESRERIDRILTHLHLHYARTIGLEELADIAALSVSGLHRLFRRHTGTTVSDYLIRMRIGDACARLSATSQPVGHIADAVGYGSLANFNRQFRAQTGMTPREYRNVFRRA from the coding sequence ATGAGGCCTTATCTCGAAATCCTGCCACGGCATGCCGATGCGTCCTGGAGCATGCTGAACCGACGGCTGGATGAGGCGATCCCTTTCCAGTGGCACCACCATCCCGAATTCGAGCTGACCCTGACGCTGAATTCCATCGGCCAGCGCTTCATCGGCGACCATACCGGGGAATATGGGGACGGCGATCTCGTGCTCGTCGGCCCCAACCTGCCGCACACCTGGGTATCCCGCGCGAAATATGACGAGACCACCCCGCATATCGCGCTGGTTCTCTGGTTTCATCCGCACTGGATTCGTCAAGTGACGGCTGGCGCGGTCGAGCTCGCCCCGATCGAAGCGATGCTGTCGCGCGCCGATCGAGGATTACAGTTTTCAAAGGAAACAGCCGACGCCGTGCGCAGCGAAATCGAGGCGGTCTTTTCAAAACCACCCGCCGAACGGCTCCTATCCCTTTTGAATATTCTCGGACGCGTCGCCACCGACCGGCAGGCATCCGCGCTTGCCAGCACCCCCGGCCAGAGCCCGGAACTGCAGGAAAGCCGTGAGCGCATCGACCGGATTCTCACCCACCTGCATCTGCACTATGCACGCACGATCGGCCTGGAAGAACTGGCCGATATTGCAGCCCTCAGCGTCTCCGGCCTGCACCGGCTCTTCCGTCGCCACACGGGCACGACCGTCTCCGACTATCTGATCCGCATGCGCATCGGCGACGCCTGCGCCCGCCTCTCCGCCACAAGCCAGCCCGTCGGCCATATTGCCGATGCGGTCGGCTATGGTTCGCTCGCAAACTTCAACAGGCAATTCAGGGCACAGACCGGCATGACGCCACGGGAGTATCGAAACGTCTTTCGCCGCGCCTAG